GATCAAAAGCTCCTCCTCTGGTGGTCGAACCGCTTAAATATAAAGAGCATAAGGGAGAAAAAACACAGCCCTATAATCGAGTATAAAGGGCTTTTTTTATGGCCCATTACGGGAGGGGAGTCGAAAGGTATGCCTTCCTTAAGGGCCAGGTCTTTGAGGTTTAGAAGGTGGACGACAGGATACCCCTCCCTCAGGGCCAACCCGATCACCCCATCTCCTCCGTCAAAACTACCGGGATAGAGAGGTCCTGGAGGCAGTGACAGGGCAACCGGATCGTCTCCCATGCTGGAGCTCGAACCGCCTATAGAGATAACCGCCTTAGGTTTTATTCGGCCTATGAGGTCCATCTTCCACCGAACGACCTCCTCCAGGGAGTCGAGCTCAAGAAGGGGGACTTTGGCCGCCAAGGCGAAGGACTCCATTATGGCCGTCCCCTCAGGGGATAGGCCGCCGCCGACCTCGCCACCGCCCCCTTTAGTGTAGACCATAGCCTTGGTGTGCAAAAAGCCCTTAGACCTAAGTTGGCTGGCCATAGCGGGCCAGGGGGATAGTGGATCGTTGGCCCCCCAGGTGGAGGAGCCTAAAGAGACCACTAGTGAGATATCTAACCCCAGGTCCTCCGCCGCCATAAGGACGTTCAGCATCATCCCTGGAAAGGAGGAGGACGAAAATATCACCACCGGATCGCCGGGCTCCAGCTCTAGCCGATCGAACCAGTCCAGCGCCGCCAGGGCCCAGGCGGGATCACAGGCGGTCCTTTTGGAGGGCAGACTGCCCAGTGTGGTGGAAAGAGGGCTCCATTCGAGGCCGATAAGTCCGTAGCCCCAGGGATCGTCGGAAGGGGAAAAAGAGGAGCCTATAGACCTTCGCCAACTGAGAATTTGGGACTGAGCCTCTCTCACCTTGATCCACAGCCTCTCCCTCTCGGGGGGGAGAGGAGAGGATCCACCGACCCACCAGAGAAAGGCCAGACCTATAGCCATAGCTGACAGGATACGGTTTCTGTAGATTCTGGCCTTCCTCAAGGAACTACGATAGCCCTGTAGGTCGAAACTCACTGAAGCCACCCTCTCGCCGACGTAATCAGGCTGAAGGCCATGGCGGAGGCGATGGCCGCCGAAAAAGACGACGCCAAGGTGACCACCGGCCCTTGCCTCTGAAAGTCGGCGGCCATCAATCCAGGGATCGCCCATCCTAACCACAGATACCAGCTATCGACGGAGGAACCGAGGGCTATCCTGAGGACCAGGGCCAAAAACATGGCAAAGGCTATTCTCTGCCTGCCGTAGAGAGGAATCGTACGGGAGATCAGCTCAAGACAGGCCCATACCCCGAAAGCTCCCGCTACCGCCCCTGCCACTCGCACAGGGGCCCCTAGAGAGTAGGCCAGGACCCCCGGGGTTATCACTCCCCCTGGAGAGATTCCGGTCCTGTGATAAAAGACCATACCAACCGCTACACCTATGGCCAAAAGCCACAGAAATCCGTCGCTCAACCGATCATCTCCTAAAGAAGGATATTTCTAAGAACTCACGTTTACACTCCCTCGGATAGGTCATTCCGCCTGCGCCCTGTCTCGCCCAGGCGTATACTCGGCCTGCCTGTTTCGTACAAACCGCCTCGGAGGGCACGTCCTGTGCCCCCTCGGCTTAGGGCGACGTCCTGTCGCCCCATTCGTACTACACTACGGCAGGCCAAGTATACGGGCTCAAAGGGGCTCCGTCGGAACGACCTATCCGAGGATCAGCGTTTCTAGAGATTCCCTAAAAAGTTTAAGCTCCAGAGGAGCTCCGTAGACCACGTTTCCGCAGCCGAATACCAGCCCTTTTGAGTCGACCAGGGCCTTGAGATCTTCGGCACCTAAACACCTAACGTATCGGGATCTGCCGATGAAAAATGGCCTGTCGCCTATGACTATTCGCTCTTTCCAGCCCTCCCGATCCAGCCAGGGCCTGAAAACCCTGAACCTCTCTGGCCTGTCTCGCCTGTGATTGAAGAGGACGGTAGCGTCCTCCCTCCTCCAGCCAAGGGATCGAAAGAGGTCTTCGGTGGTAGTCAGGTCGTTGGCGGAGAAGGCGAAGGCCAGCTCCCCTCGATCGGTTTTTAACAGGGAGAAATCCGCCAGATCTGCCTCAAGGGATCTTATCGCCCTAAGACACACCTCTCTATCAAGGCCGAGGACCTCGCAGGCCTTCAGAGCGATCGACTCGTTGGAGGCTCGGTAGGAGGTATCTCCGACGGTCGCCGGAGCGACCACCACATCCCACTTTGCCTCATCGATAAGGGCCATAGCCAGAGGGCAGGAGGAAACCTCCTGCCCCAGGACCACCGTGCTCCCTTTAGGGATGCCTTTCAAAAGGGCCTTTGCGGCGTTATCCTCGCCGTCGCCCCACATATCCTGATGGTCCGGCCTGACGTTGGTCAGTACGGTGACAGAGGGTTTTAGCCAGGATCCAGCCAGATGCTGGAGTTCCGGCGAGACCGCGCTGTTTTCCATTACCACTCCCTGAACGTCCGGAGGAAGGGAGGCTATCCACCACCTCATCTCCTCCACGTGAGCACCGGAATAACGTAATATAGGCACCTCCTCCGAAGGGGTTAAAGTCCTGGGGATAACCCCGGTTATCCTACCGTAAGCCCTCAAGCCACAGGCCACCATAGCACGGTGGATCATCCTGACCACCGTGCTCTTTCCTCTGCTTCCTGTCACTAAGACGGCGATCACTACACATCATTCCTTAATTTTTGCGTATATCCCCTCGAAAACCCTGTGGTTTAACCTGAATATCTCCAGGATATCGGGATCGAAGTGTTCCGGCTGGACTCGTCCATCCCCTTGGAGGATGATCTCGCAGGCCTTTTCGTGGGAAAAGGCAGGCTTGTACCCTCTGGCGTCCCTCAGAGCATCGTAGATGTCGGCGATAGCCACTATCCTGCCGCTGATAGGGATGTCCTCCCCTTTGAGACCTTTAGGGTAACCTGATCCATCCCATTTTTCGTGGTGGGTCATAGCCAGCTGTCGGGCCATCTCGAGCCACTCCGAATCCCCGAGGATATCCGCACCGTATACGGTGTGGTTGCGGATAATGGCGAACTCCTCGGCGGTCAGGGCACCGGGTTTTGCCAGTATTCTGTGGGATATCCTGAGTTTACCTATATCGTGGAGCTGGCTGTATATCCTTATGTCCTCCACGTACTCCTCGGACATTCCCAAGGTGCTGGCGATAAAGGCGGAGTATTCACCGACCCTGAGCAGATGGCTCCCTGTCTCCTCGTGATAGGACTCGGTAAGTCCCTGCATTCTGGTCGCCAGGTAGTGAAAGGACTTTCTGACCTCTCTGACCATGCTGTGGGCCTGAAACAATCCCCCGAGGGGGAGGACGAAACGACGGAGGACCTCGACTATAGAGCCGCCGTTTCTGGAGGACTCCTCCTGGACCAGGAGAACCAGTCCTACCAGCCTGCCCATAAACCTGACGGGAACGGTAAACCTGACCATATCCCCTGCGGGCTGGACGATCTCCTCCTCTTTGTCCACAAAGGGGATCACCATATCCATGAGGGATTTCCGGTCCAGTGGAAAAGGTGGCTCGCCGGAACTGCCCCACAGAAAGGGGATATCCTCCTCAAGAGCGACCACCCCGACGAAGGAGCAGGAAAAGGTCCTCTCCAGGTTTGAAACGATGGCTCCAACTGTGCCGTCAAGGGAGGAAGAGGCCCCTATGTCCCTGGAGAGGTTCATCAGGCTGTCCAGCCTATCGCTGGCGAGGTTCAGCTCGTCGTTGCTCTCTCTGACCTGGGTCTCCATAGCGATGGCTTCCTCGTAGAGGGCGGTCAGGTTTTCACCCTGATCGGAAATAACCTGAAGCAGTTTCTCGAAAGCCCCGAGGAGCTTTCCGTGCTCCTCAAAAGGGGCCCTATCCTCTCTAAAGGTCTCTATGGCGGAAAATATCCTGGGGATAGACTCCACCGGATTGTCCTCCGAGGAGATATCCTCCGCCAGGAAGGATATCCTCTTAACCGATAGGTCCAAACTGGAGGTTATCCTGTTTAGGACGATCCAGAACAAAGCGACAAAAGGTGCGACCAGGCAGAGAAACAGAGACGACCACAGGAGGGCCTTTTGAGCGGACTGGTACCTTATGAGGTCCCTAGGATACAACAAGGCGAGGGAGAGCCCTTCCCCTAGATGGACGGAGTGAATCCCTATACGCTCTCCACCCCATATCCCTTCCGACCTTCTGTGACCTAAAAAATTCACAGGCAGACACCCTCCTACGGAGGCTAGATCACTTCCCCAGGAGGCCATTACCGTACCGTCTCTGTCGACTAACACCAGGTTCTCTCCCTCCATAAACTTAGAGAAAGGGGAGTAGAGAAACACTCTGCTGTCGAAACCGGCTATCAGCCAATTTCCGTCCCTCAAAACTGACTTTATAAGCCTAGGGGAGGCGGGCTGAGCTAAGAACGACGACACCTCCCATTTGCCCGAGAGCAGCCCCTCAGGGAACGTCATGCCAGGCCTGATGTTGCCCTTAAAGACCTCCAGAACCTCCCCATCGGAGGAACAGAGGACGAGCTCTCTGACCTTGATGTTATCCATGGCCGGATTTCTCATGTACTCCAGAGAGGCGAAGTTTAAAAAAGCGTCGGTGAAGGCCATTCGGTCCTCCATCTCCTGAGCCAGTTCACCTAAAGTACGGTCGGTCCTGCTATCGTGAAGGTTTTGAGCTCTCAGGAGGGACAGTCCGAAAATGGTCAGAGAGAGTATAAACAAAGCGATAAGCACCATTAACACCGATCTTTTACGGACCTCTTTCAGGCTAGTTCTTCTCAAAGCTCCACCTCCCTAAACCCACCGTCCTCAAAAATATAGCCCTTGCTTTCGGGAAGAGAATCCCCAAAACGGTCGGTCCTGATCGTCCAGCCTAAAGAGGGAATCTCCCGAGGAACGGACATAGCGTTCCGGAGGGCACGACCGGACAGGGAGGGATTGACGCTGAACACCTGAGACAGAAACTCCATGGCTCCGTAGCTGTAGCGAACGGAAACGGAAAAATCCTGAGAGGTTATGGACCTCCAGTAATCGGCGAAATCGCCCTGAACCTCTCCTAGAGGATCGTAGGACTCGGTGTAATAGAAGCTTATATCTTTTACGGATGTAAGGTATCGATGGTTTTCGAAGAGACTCCACCGGGACATAAAAATCTTAGCATCAGGCCATAGGGACCGGACGAACTGGACCGTCCAGAAAGAGACCGACGGGTCGGCGTATATCAGCACACCGTCGGGAGGATCTATAGGGTACTCCTGTAGAAAATCGCAGTCCTCGGGAAACTTGAAAAGGCCGGTAAAACGGACGTCGGTCTTCGACAGGACCTCCTTAATAGACCCAACCGAGTAAGGGTAGTTCCTGCCGGACCAGATACCCGCTAAAGACCGAACACCGAGGGAGTTTAGGATGGAGGAGATTATGAGCGTCTCCTGAGAGAACTCCTCTTTGACCCTGAAAAACCAGTCATCTATGCCGGAAAGGTGGGGCGAGGAGGCCACAGTGGATAACACAGGAATACGCAACCTTTCCGCCACCTCTCTGGCTTTAAGTGCCTGCCCGGAAAAAGGGAACCCCATGACCACCTTGGCTCCACGGGCCTTAAGCCTCTCTATGGCCGACGTAGGATCGTCGTCATACCCCTCCGTAAGCAGACGATACCTGAAGCCTCTTCCTGATTCTCGATGCCAATCCACGTACGCTTTAAGGACGGAGACCATTCGCCCCTCGGGAATGACCGATTCAGGTGCGGTGCTGTAGGCGACCCCAACTGTGACCATAGGATTCACAAAGGAGGAACCACTGAAGGCCATCCATGCCATCACCGCAGTCACCACGGCCAGAAAGAACCTCATCCCTGCTCAACCTCCGCGGGAAACTCTATCCTAAAGCTCAGGCCATCGCCGTCGTCAACGGTCATGCTGGCACCAAGCTGTCTTATCAGACCGTTGACGATGGTCATACCCAGCCCAGCCCCTTCCCCGATTTTAGTTAGAGTTCCCACCCCGTCATCGGAGACCTCCATGAGAACCGTGCCTTCGACGGTACGCACTGATATAGAGATATTCCCGCTATCCCTTCCGATAAAACCGTGTTTTAGCGAGTTCGTCACAAGCTCGTTGACTATAAGGCCACAGGGCACCGCCTTATCCACCGACAAACCGGTATCGTCAACGTCCAGAGATATTCTGATATTCCTCCCAGTTCCGTAGGTGGACGCCAGAGCGCCAGAAAGCTCCCCTAGATAGTCGGCTATCTTCAGGCTTGAAAAATGGGTATTTCTGTAAAGCAGCTCGTGGACATAGGCCATAGCCATTATCCTCGACCGGCTATCCTGAAGAACATCCACCAGGGAGGGATCGGAGGCCCTGGAAGCCTGTAGGCTTATCAGGCTGGCCATCACCTGGAGGTTGTTTTTTACCCTGTGATGGACCTCCTGAATCAGCATATCCTTGTCCTTCAACGACTCCTCCAGCCTCTCGTTGGCCACTATTAACCCTGTGACGTCCTCTACCATACCAAGTAAAACCGACGGAGAACCGTCCTCTCCGAAGATAGGGACCCTGATAACCTTTAGGTGACACTGACCTCTAGCTGTCCTGCCGGTGAAAGATCGATCGTATTCAAACATGAGAGGATATCCCTTTTTAAAGGTTAAATTACCGTCCTCGAGCAATTTTTCAGAGACAAGTTTATCGAAAACATCCGATTCGGTGGCCCCAAGGGCCTGATCGCAGTCCACGCCGGTTATATCGGCCATCCTGGAATTCCATATGACGTATATTCCACCGGCGGACATATCCTTGGCGAAAATCCCTACAGGCATATTCTCCACCAAAGAACCTAGAAACTCTCCCTGAGAGGCCAGTCTCTCCTGGGCCTCTCTCTGCTCCGTTACGTCCCTCACTATGCACACACAGGTATCGGGACCGGCTAGATAGACAACCGTCTCAAGCATAAGCCCCATCTCGCCGCAGTGTCCCTCTACTGTGACAGCCCCGCCGGAGGCCACTACCTTGCCTATTGCCCCTGTCCAAAGCTGAGAGGTGATAGGGAGTAGATCGCTTAAAGGGGACCCTATCAACCTTTTAGGGGATGACATCATCGAGGAAAAGGCGGCGTTACAGTCTAAGATTTTAAATCTATCGTATGGATCAAGCTCGATAACCACGAGACCGTCTTTCATCATGGAGAAAAGCCGACTGTACCTTTCCTCTACCGACCTCTGGAGAGAGATATCCCGGACTATTCCCAGAGCCGAGACTACCAAGCCACCTTCCCTCTCCGGCACCACCCTTATCTCCGCCACCCCTTTAAACTGGTCGTTTATTCTGACAGGCGATTCAAAATAGACCTTCTCCCCCGATCGTAAGATGGTTTTCATCGACTCCAGGTCGACACTGGGAAAGAGATCGGAAAAACCCGACTCCTCCATAGTCTTGCCTATGAGATCGCTGGGCTCCCTGCCCATGAAAGACCGCAGGGCACCGGACACGTAACGAAATCGCTCGTCGCTGCCGACACGGAAGACCACGTCAGGAAGGCCCTCCGCCAGAGATCTAAACTCCTTCTCGCTGGTCTCAAGCCTCTCCATGGCGTAGCGAAGATCCTCGGTTCGTTTTAGAACCTCCTGCTCCAGCATATCGTTTTTCGTCTCCAGAGATTCCCTGGCCACCTTCAACCGAAGATGAGACTCGACCCGAAGCTTAAGCTCTAAAGCATCGTAGGGCTTACAGACGTAGTCCACCGCCCCAAGGGAAAGTCCTTTCTGTCTACTGCGAAGGTCCGATTGGTCCGACACGAACATAACAGGAACATGGCCCATGCCGTCGGAGGACTTTACTATCCTGCACAAGTCAAAACCGGAAACCTCGGACATTTTTACGTTGATGATAAAAAGGTCAGGAAGGACTTTTTCCGCCACCTTCAGGGAAGAGCGTCCATCTAGGGCTACGGCGACCTCGCACATAGGGGACAGCAGGTCCACCAATCTATCGAGGTCGTCCACCGAATCGTCGACTATCATCACCAGACATTTGGATATATCCTTCACCCGCACTCCTCCCTCCATTAACAGCTCACTCTTCGATTATAGGGGATCGGCCATAAAAGGACAAAGAGGACGGCAAAAGCCGTCCTCTTTGTCCTTGTTTAGATAAAAAAACTAGTAGCCTACGACGTCGCCGTCCCTGCGGGAGTCGGCACCGCCGATAAGCAAACCTTTTCCGGAGTCAAACAGGATTCCCTGGGCTCCGCCGAAATAGAGGTCGTAATCTCCACGGACCTTGACCTCATGGCCTCTCAGCTTAAGGGCCTCCACGGTGGACTCAGGAATCCGGGACTCAAGCTGAAGGACATCGGGCTTGGCTCCTAAGACCCTGGCGGTAAACCGAGGGGCCTCTATAGCCTCGTCCATGGACATGCCGAAGTCTATGACGTTGCTCATTATCTGGGCTACCGAGGTGATGATCCTCCAGGCTCCAGGGGTTCCTACGGACATAAAGGGCTTTCCGTCGGGATCGAGAACGATCGTCGGGCTCATGGACGAAAGAGGTCTCTTGCCGGGCTCAGGGGAATTGACGCTCTCTGGGTTTGTGGAGAAATCGTCCATCTCGTTGTTGTACACGAAGCCGTACTCAGGGTCGATCAGACAGGATCCGAAGAAGTAGTTCACCGTCTGGGTAACCGCCACGATGTTCCCCGCTGCGTCGGCGACGGAGAAATGGGTCGTCGACCAGTGCTCGTCCACCGAAGGATCGGTAGCGGGAACCTCCTGCATGGCCTTGCCGTCGTCGATACGGTCCGCCAGCATTTTGGCGTACTTCTTTGACTCGAGCATCTCGAAGGGGATGTTTAGGAAGGAGGGATCCCCCAAAAAGTTTCCTCTGTCGGAGAAGGCCATCTTAAAGGCCTCGGTCATATAGTGAATCGTCTTAGGCGAGTTATGCCCCCAGTCGGAAAGGGGGAAGTTCTCCAGGATATTCAGGGACTCGACCAAGGTGATGCCGCCGGAGGAAGGAGGGCTCATAGAGTAGATCTTATAGCCTCTGTAGGTTCCCTCCGCAGGGACCCGAAGGACGGGCTTGTATCTCTGAAGGTCGTTGGCGGTCATGATTCCGCCCTGCTTCTGTATGTTGTCAACCATAGAGTGACCTATAGGACCGTTGTAGAAGGCCCCTATACCGTCTTTAGCCAGAAGCCTGAAGGCCTTCGCCAGGTTAGGCTGGGTAACCTTCTGCCCTGCCTCCAGAGGAAGTCCGTCCATAAGGAAAGGATTGGCCTTCTCAGGGGTGAACTTGGAGAGGTTTTCAAAGTTGCTCTCCACCGCCTTAGCGACCGTCGGGGAAAGCTCAAAACCCTCCTCCGCCAGCCGGATAGCCGGTTGAATAACCTCAGCCAAGGTCATTGTCCCGTACTGATCGAGGGCCATCTGGTACCCCGCCAAAGTTCCAGGGACGCCGACCGCCAGAGGACCGTAGACGCCGAGTTTCTCCGCTTTGGCCTTCTCCGAGGCGTACATGTCCTTAGTCGAGGCTCCCGGGGCCTCCTCACGGTAATCTATGGCGATAACCTTGCCGGTGTCCGCCAGTCGGACCACCATAAACCCGCCACCGCCGATACCGGAGGCGTTGGACTCCACTACGTTAAGCGCGAGCCCCGTCGCTACCGCTGCGTCGACGGCGTTACCGCCTTTTTTGAGGATCTCAACCCCCGCCTCAGCGGCCAGCTTGCTCGCCGCCGCCACCATACCTTTCGACGCAGTAACGTCCTTAGGATCGTGGGGAGAACCGAAGGCCGCCGTCGCCGACACCGCTATCGCAACCGATAGGGCAAAAACCAATGAACGTCTACTCACTTAAAAATCCCTCCCTGCTTCTCGCTACTTTCCGTCGAAACGATCGTCCTCGACCGGCGACAGAAAAGCTCCTATGCCTCTCTCCATCATATCGTCGAAAGAAGGTATTCCCTCCACCTCGACGTCTCCGCCTTCTTTAACATCACCTAACATATCCATAAACATCTTCATCGACGCTACGTGTCTGGCGGTCCTCAGGTCTAAAGTCTGATCTCCCTCGTAGGGGATGAACAGACGGCCCAGTGCCGCCGCTTTGAGGTAGGCCTTATCCTTTCCGGTCAGAGCAAGGGCCTCGTCGGTCCTCCCTCTGAGACGGCCCTGGCTGGGGTTGCCAGTCTCCATCAGAATAGCCATAGCACCGGTATGGTCGCCCCACTCCCTGTGGCTAAGCCCTCTGAAGTTCACAGGAGAGGGCTCGAGCCTCATAGGAATACCCTCCATCTCCAGCTCCATGGACACCATCGCCGCCAGCTCCATGGCCCTATCGTGGGCCACGATGGCGTTTACCACCGGATATTCAGGGGAGGCCTCGTGGAGGTCGAAAGCCAGATCGACCTTCTCCTTGTTGAGCATCTGAATGACTCCATAGGCCACCTGCTGGGTCAGAGAATCGTCGGGAACCCCTGGATAGGCCCTATTTAGGTTGCTCTTAGAGCCGCCGTCCAGCTTCTGTCCCGACTGGGCATGGATATAGATATCCGGGGCGGGCCACTGGTAAACCGGATTGGTCGCCCTAGAGCCGTACCTAAACCACCTCGTGCCACCGTCTACGTCCAGGCTGAAATACTGGGGGGACGCCTCCTGAGGGGAGTTATGTCCCATAGCGGTGAGGTTCGCAAAAGGCATGACTATAAGCCTTCCCTTGGTCACCTTGGCCCTCTCGAGATAGATTATGGCAGCCATGTAGCCCGAAGGCTCGTTAGGGTGGGTGCCTCCCATTATAAACACCGTGCCGCCGGGAACACCGCTGTCCTGGATATAGACGTCCGTGTCCCCTGGACTGCCCTCAAGGGCTGGGAACCAATGGGACAAAAGGTATCTCTCAAATCCCTGGGCAGGAGCCACAGGGTCCGGTTGCCTCATAGCCAGAAAGCTACGGGCGGAGACGAAACATATCAAAGCCACCGCGACGCAGAGGGAAGCGGCGGTCAAAACGGAACCTCTAGATGATTTCACCGTCACCCCTCCTTACTTTATCAACAATATACGCAGGATCAAAGGCACCAGTACCATAGCGGCGGTAACCTGCTTCCAGAAAGACTTTTCCTTGAACATACACCTAAGGACGAAGGCGGCCACGAACAGCCCTATTCCTCGATAGATCAGCGTCATCATAAAGGCCACCTCCTAGAATATCAGCTTAGCTATAGGCTTGGCCATGAGGATGACCGCGATGCCCCAGCCCGCCGTAAGCACCGCAGGAAGGGCGCAATGGCGAAGCACCTTAAAGTAGTTCTTCTCCCCTACGACCTGTGCGGCAAAGATCCCAGCGAGAGCCGTAGGGGGCATAAGATCCCCTAGGGCGGCCACTAGGCTCAAAGCCGCCGCCACGACTATCTCGTTCTGCCCAAGGAGTGCCATGAGGAAAGGCACACCGAGCACCGAGGCAGAGCCAAAGGACGATACCGCTCCGAAAAGGGGCATAGAGATTGCGATACCCAGATAGAGGGTCCATGACGGAAGGGCCAGAGCCGAGACCACCACAAAACCTCTCACTCCGGTTAGGGTCATTATCTGTATGAACATCCCCACTCCCATAAGTATGCCCATGACCGGAAGGGCCTCGTCTATAGCCTCGGTGACCGTCTCCACAGGGTTCCATTTGACTCCCGATAGGAGCCCTGAAGCGGAGGCCAAAAGGAAGCTCAGAGGCATACCTAAAGAAGGCCAGTAGAGAGGTATAAGCCTCTCCCCTCCAAGAAGCACCACCAACACCACCACAGGAAGAAAGAGCCTGAGGGTCAGAGGGGTCCTGCTCATCTTGGCCAGCTGGGCCTCAAGGGACGCCTCGTCCTTGGTCTTTCTGACATAGGGATAGATAAGCCAGAGAGAGCAGACCACCGCCAGAGGCACGGTGCATATGAGCAGAGGGATACCGAATCCGACGTAGGGGATGTCCACACCGGCACCTATTATCATCGCCGGTATGCTAATAGGAGGAGCGATCATCCCAAAGAGAGCCCCCATGGATATAGCGGCGGCGGTCTGGAGAACAGGCACCCCGAGCTCCATCAGAACAGGAGCGACCAATGCGCCGGTAGTGAGCACCGCAGCTGTGGAAGACCCGGTAATCATTCCAGGAACCATTATGATAAACATAATCCCCAGACTGAGGAGGACCGGAAACCCTCTGAACTTGCGGATAACCCACGCAGCGACCGAATCGAGCAAGCCGGTGCTCTGAATGACCTTCATAAAGATCATAGCGGTGGCTATTATCAGTATGGTGTCGACGTACCCAAAAGCCCCTTCCACCAGATGCCTGAGGGGAATACCGTCACCGGCGGCCACCGCCCCAGCTATGGCCGCCATGGCCATAGCCACGGCTATAGGCAACTTCCAGGCGAAGGCGGCGAAGGCGAAGACCCCTATCATCAGGAGGGTGTAAAAACCCTCCGGCCAGAACCACTCCATCGGGGTACTCTAATTGACTCCCCAGGAGGAGAGTACCGTTCCCAGAGGTTCTTTCGTCCCTCTGACGTTTTCCGCCGAGAGGATCTCGACCTTACCGTCGACCAGTTTAGAGAACAGGCCGTCCATGTCGGTGTTATCCCTGTCGACCACGATAAGGGCATCGGAGAACGGAACGGCGGCGGAGATAAACAGGTCCGACAGAGTTCCCCTTCTTCCCGGACCACCTACGTGCATGACGAGGATCTTCATGCCGTCGGCCTGAGCCTTCTCCATAAGGGCTTTAGACCTAGCGACCTCCTGATCCTTATCGATTCCGGCGGCACCGAGACCTTTAGAACTTCCTCCCACCACGGCGATGAGGACCTTCTGACCATCGAGGTCGGTGGCCTTCATAAGGGCCTCGTAATCGGGAG
This portion of the Dethiosulfovibrio salsuginis genome encodes:
- a CDS encoding succinylglutamate desuccinylase/aspartoacylase family protein, with the protein product MKSSRGSVLTAASLCVAVALICFVSARSFLAMRQPDPVAPAQGFERYLLSHWFPALEGSPGDTDVYIQDSGVPGGTVFIMGGTHPNEPSGYMAAIIYLERAKVTKGRLIVMPFANLTAMGHNSPQEASPQYFSLDVDGGTRWFRYGSRATNPVYQWPAPDIYIHAQSGQKLDGGSKSNLNRAYPGVPDDSLTQQVAYGVIQMLNKEKVDLAFDLHEASPEYPVVNAIVAHDRAMELAAMVSMELEMEGIPMRLEPSPVNFRGLSHREWGDHTGAMAILMETGNPSQGRLRGRTDEALALTGKDKAYLKAAALGRLFIPYEGDQTLDLRTARHVASMKMFMDMLGDVKEGGDVEVEGIPSFDDMMERGIGAFLSPVEDDRFDGK
- a CDS encoding DUF6305 family protein, yielding MKLRVSALISALALVVAVASVSCAADVALTSIGQSPDAMMVKVVLKSLKITPDYEALMKATDLDGQKVLIAVVGGSSKGLGAAGIDKDQEVARSKALMEKAQADGMKILVMHVGGPGRRGTLSDLFISAAVPFSDALIVVDRDNTDMDGLFSKLVDGKVEILSAENVRGTKEPLGTVLSSWGVN
- the ggt gene encoding gamma-glutamyltransferase, translated to MSRRSLVFALSVAIAVSATAAFGSPHDPKDVTASKGMVAAASKLAAEAGVEILKKGGNAVDAAVATGLALNVVESNASGIGGGGFMVVRLADTGKVIAIDYREEAPGASTKDMYASEKAKAEKLGVYGPLAVGVPGTLAGYQMALDQYGTMTLAEVIQPAIRLAEEGFELSPTVAKAVESNFENLSKFTPEKANPFLMDGLPLEAGQKVTQPNLAKAFRLLAKDGIGAFYNGPIGHSMVDNIQKQGGIMTANDLQRYKPVLRVPAEGTYRGYKIYSMSPPSSGGITLVESLNILENFPLSDWGHNSPKTIHYMTEAFKMAFSDRGNFLGDPSFLNIPFEMLESKKYAKMLADRIDDGKAMQEVPATDPSVDEHWSTTHFSVADAAGNIVAVTQTVNYFFGSCLIDPEYGFVYNNEMDDFSTNPESVNSPEPGKRPLSSMSPTIVLDPDGKPFMSVGTPGAWRIITSVAQIMSNVIDFGMSMDEAIEAPRFTARVLGAKPDVLQLESRIPESTVEALKLRGHEVKVRGDYDLYFGGAQGILFDSGKGLLIGGADSRRDGDVVGY
- a CDS encoding SLC13 family permease, translating into MEWFWPEGFYTLLMIGVFAFAAFAWKLPIAVAMAMAAIAGAVAAGDGIPLRHLVEGAFGYVDTILIIATAMIFMKVIQSTGLLDSVAAWVIRKFRGFPVLLSLGIMFIIMVPGMITGSSTAAVLTTGALVAPVLMELGVPVLQTAAAISMGALFGMIAPPISIPAMIIGAGVDIPYVGFGIPLLICTVPLAVVCSLWLIYPYVRKTKDEASLEAQLAKMSRTPLTLRLFLPVVVLVVLLGGERLIPLYWPSLGMPLSFLLASASGLLSGVKWNPVETVTEAIDEALPVMGILMGVGMFIQIMTLTGVRGFVVVSALALPSWTLYLGIAISMPLFGAVSSFGSASVLGVPFLMALLGQNEIVVAAALSLVAALGDLMPPTALAGIFAAQVVGEKNYFKVLRHCALPAVLTAGWGIAVILMAKPIAKLIF